The DNA segment CTGATAAAATCCTGGGGCAAAATATTATGTGCTGTTAATATACACTTCAGAAAAGTGTGcattaaatataatagataCAATTACAAAACTACACATTTCTGgctgttcttttttgttttttaattattaaaataattcatactGGAATTTTTCTGTTCCTAATGCAGTTAAAtgtaagttaataataataataataataataataataataataataataataataataataataataataatttctttaaCTTTTCGTACAATTGTGGAATAAACAACACAAGGCAAAGCAACagtaaaagtatatataataaGTAATCACAAAGAATTGCAAAATAAATGTAGGCAGAAAATGCTCTTTTGAGGAAGAGAGAATTTTCAGTCTGGgttttatgaatattttacagATCAAAACAACGATCCCTTGCTCACCAGTCTCTTTAGCACGGAAGGCAATCTCCCCTGTGGCATCGTCTAATGAACCCACAATAAGGCCACTTGGAGCATTTACAGTGGCTGACAGGTGTCTGTCAACACCCATCCCTGTCGCCCactgcacctggacacacacatcatgtgcATAGCTTATTTACTGACATGTACTCATAATAACCTCCATAATGGACATAAAgtcatgcacacatacagtacagtataagcTGGCAACACATAATGTATATTGGTACATAGATATAATGTGTAGCATATAATGCACAatctataaatgtatatatttaatattttatataaatatattaaaagtatataatgtatataatgtatataaagtaTGTAATGTATAAAGTTAGATGTCAAAGGGTAGTCCCATcaataaatgttcaaaataCCCAAAGGTCTTAGGATGAGATGAGATATTAGATAACCTCTTACTGGAGTTGTTTTTATGTAGTTTTACCCAACACAGCAAACAGTATTGTCAGTTATTGTGCTTTTCCAAtagttatatggtcatacttagAAGTATGTATAACATAGCTAACATAACAATATATTCCCATATTATTCTTTCTTAAAATGTAATACCTTCTTTGAAAGAATGAATTGCACAGCTTTAAATAATATCATTTGTGAAATCCAGTTGTAATACAATGTAAAACACATTCTGCTTAAACATTAATTGGCATCCCGGCAACTGCCTTCAAGCTTTAATTATAAGGTTACAGATAACAGATAAGACACTTTACGGAAACATGTTGTAAATCATATTTGTAAATGCAAATCATGGCAATCACACATGTTACAGATATGTTTTAAGTAGAAGTTAGAAAAGCATTAGATAAACAGTGACAAAATATTCCTCTAACTAAAATGTTTGGCTTTacaaagcacatacagtattctTGTCTGGCACACTGAATCACCATATGGTGACTAAAACGGTTCCTCCTTTAGTTTGTCTTAAATGACTTTAACTTTTCACAACATTTATcactttttatttcaaaaactAATGTTTGTTCCAAATACTGCATAGATTATTAGCTGTGTGCTAACTACAATTCAAAAAACATATTACTCTATTAATCTGCTCTCCTCCATCCTCCAACTACAAAGCCAcaatgaatgaagaaaaaactGAACAAGACAAATTTCAGCTATATATTACCATAAAGTTGAGATAAAAGTGTTCGCCTTGGTGTGCAAAATGCCAGAAGCACTCAATATCTCCAGCAGGCAGCACGATGGCAAAGTCGTACTGGTCTGCTCCCCAGAACAGCTCCTGGTCACTCAATTCAGGCTGCTGGTCTTTTATCGTTTGTACACAGTTCCATCCTAAGATCAGTAACAAAAGGATAACTCTAATATCCTTCCCTGACATTATAAAGATATGCAGCGTCCATCCACTGGTTTAATCAAGGGAGAAGTCAATTTTTTTGAGGTGCCAAAGCCTATCTATGAAAGAGTAGCAGATGATTAACACTGACGTGGGGCTTACAGAATTTTCAGCTCCTGAGTGGGAAACTTTACGTCCAGTCACAGGTGCTTTAAAGAGTTTgaatacacactttttttccCTGCTGTGAAACATCCTTCTATGACACCACAATGAATCCAGTATGACGTACCGCTGTGCTTATAACTGTACAAAAACTAATCACTCAGCAAAAGGCTGCTTGGTTTTTCAATCACTCAGCGGACAATGAATGAGTTAATTAACCTTCTCAAAACTGACTGGtctgaaggtgttgattaattttccatAAAATCAGATCTGACAGCTACACTGATTGTAATTTACATCTCAGGTTTATATGAATGAGCTCATTCTGgtacattattgtttctgtagtaGCAGCTAATTTAGTACAACATGTATGCCAGCACTCCATGCAAACTAAATCTAATAATACAAAAGAGTCAAACAAcactacatttcccataatgcaTTCTACACACGTTACTTTCTGGTCCCTTTACTTGCTGATCTACAGTCAGTACCATTGCAGGAGAATGAATAACGCATGATAAGCAGATCTGCAAGAGAAACAGGCTTAGCCACGCCTACTTGTGGCTGACGACCCGTGACTTGTCGGTCAGCGTCCAATACCATTCGACCATGTTGTTAAGTGCGGAAGAGTGACCACGTGACATGAAGACAGCAACCGGTTGTATAGGCATAGATATCTATGTTGTGTAGCTAATATGGGCGTTAAAGCTGAGGTTATATCGTCTTTAAGGAAACACGACATTGGAGACGAGTTTTCGCATTTATCTCGCTTTCCGAAGGCGTCAGTACTGATTCCTCTGTTCCTGAGACAGGGTGAAGTGCATGTGCTCCTGACTGTGCGGTCTACTGAAGTGAGTGGACTTTCATCTCATCTCACTTCCTCAAATGTTGACATTGTGCATGTTATTCCGACCTAATAACTCGTAATTTGAGACTATAATATATGctgatatttcattatttttatactaTTTAATGGCAGATTTAATGATTTGGGGTTCCTAGTGCCAAGTCCTCACCTGATGATCATttccatttccagcatttagcagacacacttatattcagagcgacttacattatttcatttttatacaactgagcaattgagggttaagggtcttgctcaggggcccaacagtggcagcttggtgattcaaactcacaaccctcAGATTGGTAGTCCAAGGCCTTAATCACGCTACCACATGATGATAtgtcattaatattattttattttttcctaatAATTTCTTATTACCTAATTTGTGGTTTAAAGTTCAGATTTTAGGTCTTAATATAACAacatcatataatataatataaggctgtaatattatgtacattatatattcCGGTTATGTTGACGTACTCCATGTTTTCACGTTGGTGGTCTTTGTGTTTTGCCGTGTAACAAAACCTTAAACAATATCCCATTAGGCATACGTAATAACCCCATACCGCATCCTTTTATCATATAAaaatttattatcatttataaacttgtacatttttattcgGAATCTGGTCATTTTTTTATGGAGAGTGTTTGAGCTGtggttgttttatatatatatatatatatatatatatatatatatatatatatatatatatatatatatataagaactTTTTTTCTATTCCTCTTCTCAGCTCAAACACAACCCTGGAGAGGTGTGTTTTCCCGGAGGGAAAGCCGATCCACACGATCGGGATGAAACTGACACAGCGTTGAGGGAAGCATTGGAGGAGATCAGCCTTCCTCCTGATGGAGTAGAAGTGGTTTGCAAACTCTGTCCTCTGTTAAATCAGGTGCATTGATTTAGCTCAGATCATTAACTTAATGTGGATTTTGTTAGCATTGGTCTCATAAGTTAATGAAAAAGCTTTGCCTCACTTTCATCTCAATATTTCCCACAGAGAGGCCTTCTGGTGACTCCAGTGGTGGCTTTCATCAGTGACTCCTTCCAAGCAAGACCAAACCCTGATGAAGTGAGCGAGGTGTTCTCTGTGCCTGTGGAGTTCTTTATGAAGGAGATTAATCACTCAGCTTACCTTCTACCAGACACAGCAAGCTATGTACATAGTTTCATTTACACTGACCCTGTCACAGGCAAGATCCACCAGATCTGGGGATTAACAGCCTATTTGCTTATCGTCCTGGCTGTTCTTACTTTTGAAAAGAAGCCAGAGTTTGAAGTGGGCTTTGATTTGGAGAATCTAGTTGCAACATTTCGTCAAAATCTTCAACACAGGTTAAGCAAGTTATAACTAATTTCAATCATAGAATGAGGTGCAACTTGTAGTTTATCCCTAAAATAAGGACAGGAAAGTAATTTTTCcgggttttatttttactaaatgCATTAATTCAcctgctttattctggtcagaGTATATCCCAGGATCTTTGACGattcacaaacatacaaacatttacacGTGTGAATGAGCAGAAGGAAGGATTCAAATCAGTCATAGACTCTTTTATAAAACACTTTTGTTCATGTGCATGAACATCACCTTCACTGTAAAATATGAGAGCCCCTTTAACTCGGTTGTTCTGTTTAACTTCAATTGTCATGACACATTTTGGACATGATCTCGAGTTTGTActttctaaaaaaattaaacttaaaaaatCCCATTTTCTTGACTGAGTTTTTATACAGCAGATGAACTTCCTTTTAAGCGtcttgaatttgaatttaaaaatgaaacgtGCTACATTGTTGATTGAAAAAGCCACGGGACCTCAATGTCTGAATAGACTTTAattgtaaatacatttatattaaatattacaaatatattgtATTAGAACTATTAAAATGACTCGAATGCTTTGAATGACCTTATAtctaatatattacaaaaactTGTACGCGGTTATATGAAGTTGCATTTTATTGCTAATGTCAGTCTACATTATAAATCCTGCACTTTTATTAATACGAAAACATTGTGatcattagaaataaaataatatgctaAATAACGATGGACTGTGTCTATTATTTTATGACTGTGTATTTTATGTTCACATTAATACAAAGCTTctccaaaacaaaaaagaaattcacagaccctgtgtaaatgttttataaattcattattaataaaccattattttaatatatactgtagtattctgatatttccatttttttttacagctaaatgtgtttctgttttaaataaatccatcaATGGTGACTTATCATGCTTTTAGATAGGAAAGATAAAAGCCAGACAATGTAACTGTTCTGTTTGTGCAGTGCAATAAATCATGAGGTCTTATTAAATGCATAGTATAAATGATATgggaaaagaaacacacacacacacacacagagagagagagagagagagagagagagagagagagagagagagaaacatactTCAACAACAAAGTTGTATCACTTTCATTCAACCCAAAAACACTAAACATATCTTTCCGTCACATTTTGGTTTCTCCTCCAAAAGAGTCAAATGATAAAGTAAATAATCCACTTTTATTTCAGCATTCAGAACGAGCGTGTCTGTATTTCACATGCGCCTTCTGAATCACTGCTGATGACGCGTCACTGCAGCGTGCTGAAGAATATCAGTTTAGCTGGAGAGAAATCTAGGGTGCTATGTGTTCTGTGTAATCACCTGACAGGACTGTCACTATCATATTATGTCCTACAGACTgactagaaagaaatcagccctaGCCTGTTCTCTTCATAGCATCCTGTGGTGTTCAGCATTCTTACTGCCGGTGTCGCTGGTCAAGTGTTGCTGCAGTAGCTACTGGAGCAGGTGGGATTCAGCCAGTTCAACTCTTCTTTGTTAGAGAACAAAGTTGTCTCATTTAATGGATTTCAATTATTTATCTCTTTCTGTTACAgcacaggggggcacggtggcttagtgggtagcacgtttgcctcacacctccagggctggggttcgattcccgcctcccccttgtgtgtgtggagtttgcatgttctccccgtgcctcaggggtttcctccgggtactccggtttcctcccccggtccaaagacatgcatggtaggttgattggcatttctggaaaaattgtccagagtgtgtgtgtgtgtgcgccctgtgatgggttggcaccccgtccagggtgtatcctgccttgatgcccgatgacgcctgagataggcacaggctccccgtgacccgagaagttcggataagcggtagaaaatgagtgagtgagtgagtgagtgagtgagtgttacagCACATCAGTTCACTGAATGAGCACACCGAATGAATCAATTCAAGGCATTTTTCCTTAGACACAAAAGACATGTGTAGCGGCTATCTTACGTTGTTAAAAGCCGCCGAGAGGCTGAAGCAGGAACTCAATGCATTTGCGAAGCATATGAAGTATCAGTGAGGCAAACAGCTGTTAATagtcccttttttttcttctttcaaaagTTGTGTATATGAGTATGGTCAACAAAGAATACATCGTCCTGACTCACCCCCTCTCTCCACCACACTAAGTGAACAGGTGACTAATATTCCTATTCCCAGGTAATCCCGTGACCCTCCACCATGATCACGTGACATTAATTTCACTCTTTCATGTCCCTTtcaacatgtactgtaaatcAATCCACACTCAACTGCCTTGGTCCAGGCTAATAGAAAGTAAATGTTTATGCATTTTTGACCACTAGGGGGTGAAAATACACTTGAGTAAGTAAGTCTTTAGTCACACTGGTTACAGTGATTTGCAGACTATTCATAAAGTGAAAAGCTGAGAGGAATATCTTGTTTGCTGGAGAGACGCTAGACTGACTAAACCAAGACAAATCGGCATTTTAGTGCCAGATGGAAAGtattctttttgtttctgaTGTACAGAGTTGTTAAGAAACCTCAGTCAGAATGTGCATGCCAAATCTGCTCAGCTGCATGTGGGCTGTGTTTTGCTAAATGCCAACTTAATGACCTACAGCTTTAGAAGTAGCTATGAAAAGGATGACATTAAGAATATTTTTGCATGCAGGAAAAAAACTACCCCAAGCACAACTAAAATGCAATCAGAGGCAGTGGTATGAATGTGCACAACGTTGAGACTCGGTATAACAACCATTtcagtagtgttgtgtttaatcCAATTGGTTTATGTTACAGCAGAACGGGAAGATGTGTCAGTGGTCTTAACTTTAAATGGTCATGTTGCTTCAGCAAATATGTGCATGCAGtctattcattacatttttacagctTGTTTTGAAtagttttgcaaaaaaaaataaaataaatgcagtcACTCACAACCATCATGGGAGGGTAAAAATTGACATCTTCATAAATTTAATACAGACAAATTTTGACTTGTACACTTATTTTGCAACCCTTATTGGTGTTTTTACTCATAATTGGAAACAGAAGAGTGGCTTTATCCCAGGGACTCAACAATATTCGTTTTTTATGAGGTCACAGCCAGTAtcaatttcatttgtttttattatacctCCTGCTAGATAGCGGGTCATAAATGAACTCTGACACCATAGACGTCCAGGGCTTTCTTTTACGGAATAATGTTTAAGAGGGGTCTGTTTTTTGtcagttttatgttgtgtttgattatatactatattttcTGCTAGTAATCTAAACCTTGGCTGTAGTGCTAAAGTTTCCTCTTGAGGGTTCACCTacaggtcagtttttttttagactaaGGCATATGATGATTATCTTTCCGATATGTTCTATATTATTGTGTAAAACTCTTTTATAAATGTTGAAATGACATCTTTAGCTTGATTGTGTCTGTAGAAAAGGCCAAAAGAATTGACAGTATTAAGCAATAGATCATTTTTCAGATAGGAACATCACTGAGGCTGTCTGAAATAAGACACGCAGAAGATACAAAAGAACTATGGCAAGGTTATCTCAAGATGCTTCAGATAACTCCCTCGCCAATGTCCttaaatgactttaaaataTATGAGCATGTACCTTGGAGAATtgatgtacatttatttatcaccATTTACTATTGTTTATTACAATGTACTGATTGATATTAGAATATTTCCTTatcaaaatactgtatattagaaaTGGAATTTTGAATTCATTGTTCAGATTGGAGAGATAAtaatttttatagttttttaaaCAGGTAAAAACTACACATAAGAAtgggaaatatttttattatcatgttaaatgtatatatttgatCTCAAGGGCATACAAAATAGGTTTTTGTTCTGGTGGACGTAGACCCTGAGGCATGTGGAGAACATACAAAGCTGCACAGGTAGGAACTGAAGCCCCAATCCCAGAAGTGTgaagcaaatgtgctaacaactaagccaTTGTGTCTCCTATGTATGAGTCTGGCCCACACAAGACAAGGCATTTGGTTTAGACTGGATAAGAGACTGATAAGATGGCATGATAAGAGGTTTTGATTTTAAtgttaaagacagacagatactgtaTGAATCCggagaaagaaaacacatcATTCTTCGGTAACTTTAGTTCATTCTTTAGTAATCCTTGGCAACTGCCTGGTAAGGGTCATGCTGGTTTAAGctagtttgtttatattatgGGAAATACAGTGTTTTCCACCGTTTCTACAATGGCAcggtttattaaaaacaaaaaagtctagtttaaaccacacccacttttagtttaaatagaaatacagatataaatatctGGAGCACTAAACTGTTACGGATAAAGATTCCAATGCGCCATTGCATTACATCCCTACTGTAGATCATGTGAAGTGATGACAATTACTGATAAACTACTTTGTATTCATGTTCTTGTTTACTAACCTAAATAATCGTTTGCCTTGAGTAATGTTTTACTGAGTATTGATTATAAACCAGACTGAAAACAGAATTGTCCTAACCTGTCAAAGTATTTTCCTGCTTCTACAAGATCCTAAACAGATCCTAAACCATAGTACAAACCTAGAGCACCTAATCATGTACCAACACTTTTGCTCATTATTTGGCCTATAAATATTCACCCAGCCAAAACCCAGTGCACAGCTTGCCAGGATTTACCACATTATCTAGACTCAGCAGGGAGCGCACTCATCCTCATCGCCAACTGTCTCTGAGGCCATTTCATACATGAAGTCTCATGGCATCTCCAGTGGAAAACTTCTGTTACCTATTTTTAGTGCAACAAAGACAGCGATTGTTTCCTTTGTCAGAACCCTCTGGAGTTTTCCCCCTTCTGTGTCAAGGTCAAttttgtgtacagggagaagagaaATGTGGTACCATGCAGGGATTTTGGGTAAGATTGTGATTGTGGCCATAAACCCTATACGGTGTTCCCTGAGGACGCTATGACTGTGAGAAAATAAGCAAAGTGCACAGGGGAGATTATGTTCAGCATGAGAGAACATGCTGTTTAAAAATGCTGTTCACATGCACAAGAATGAGGTGAGGGAGGAATGAGATCTttaaaaccacacaaacacaaacaaaaaatatctgTGCTCAAAATCCAAACCTTATTGGAGACGAAAGGAAGCCTTTTACAGTTAAAGTCCCAACAACAGATGTGATGTAATCACTGACCTATAGTGAACTAATTTGCATTTAACACagataaaaatgttcatttactAATTCATTCCGACAGGTGCAGATGCACGTTAGGACCAGCTTCATAAACACCATCGTAACATAATTGTCTGATAATGAGATTCAAATTCTGAAGAGGCTTTGTGTTGCAAAATCTGCAAATACTTTTCATCTAACATAATATGAGAAATTGAAATTAGACCCCGATTTCATGTTTAAATGATTGTGTTTGAATTTTTTGTATTACTGACATATTTTGTGCcatatggaattttttttatcgGTCACTAGTATATATTTAACTCTAACAGAAAAATCCACATCAtcttaataatgaataataagtcaataatgatatttaaatgtgtcagatcatacacttttattttcacatatgaTTTTTACACATGTGGAGCACTTGGTTTTAGTTCCCAGAAACCTTTGCACATAAATGGTCACACATTATTCATATAATGTGCTTTCTTGAGTTCACATGTGTAGTCCATAGCATGTTAAAATGCATGTATTTCATGTAAACCCACATTAGTTATAAATACACAATTACTTCTAGCCTTTGTGAAATGTATATGATTTTCCATCAGGCATGAGGCTTTTAAACTGATTCACCTTGGCTCATAGGTACAGGAACTTATAGCTGCAGTAtaagattcaagattcaagatttttatttgtcacatacagtacacaattaTATAGGGCATATATAACCAGTagaaacacaacaatgaaagatgagataaaagtaaacaatgaaaaaataagaataaaatataataggcAAGTGTGAGCATAAAAACAGCTTAATAAACAGATTGTAAGTTCAGCTGGCATGTGTGGGTGGAAACACAGCCCTGTACCATTTGGCCATttggtgtttttctttcttcatcttcttAGGTATATCTTTACACTTTCACCCTGTTGATTATTAATATGAGATATTAGGTCTCAGACTCCATGTTGCTTCTTGGGCTGAATTATATTTCAGGACTAATCATTGTATCATTGtctgttttaaatgacattagTTGACATTTGATACAAACTGTAAATGTGATTTGCCACACAGCAGCCTGAATATTAAGGTCACTGCGTAGGCCTACATTTAATGATTACAGCAAATAATTTGTCAGCCTTACTCTGACACTGGAAAGAGCTAGACCTCCACTGAGCAGAAGGCATTATATTGGTATGAGTGaagttatttgtgttttttgagACACACATCTCTTGGTGGTTCCATGAACAACCTGGGATAACTGCAGCATTTCTGTTACTTGGTATAATCTCAGTCATAACATCGAAATTTTTAAAATCCCACAATGCTGCTGAGCTCAAACTCAAACCAGTGTAACACACACGCTACCTTAGTAATAATTAAGGATATTTTgctaatttaaaatatttatttcaagaatggggggcacggtggcttagtggttagcacgtttgcctcacacctccagagtttggggttcgattcccacctccgccttgtgtgtgtggagtttgcatgttcttcctgtgcctcgggggtttcctccgggtactccggtttcctccccggtccaaagacatgcatggtaggttgattggcatctctggaaaactgtccgtagtgtgtgagtgtgtgagtgaatgagagtgtgtgtgtgtgtgtgccctgtgatgggttggcactctgtccagtgtgtatcctgccttgattcccgatgacccgagaagttcgggtaagctgtagaaaatgaatgaatgaatgaatgaatgatatttcaAGAATGACTCAAAATGACCTGACACTAGAATAAGACCATTTAAAGCTGGAAAAGTCTAATGAATAAGTTTAATAAGCTTAGGAAGAAGTATTCGATTCATTTGTAGTTTTgctttttcaaatattttgtcTTGATAAGATGTATGATTCAGATCTCAGGTACTTGAATTGAATGTCAGATTCAATTTTATTGAATTCGCATGTAGCATGTATTCTCTTAAGTTTTTTAATGATTACTATAGACTTTAACaagttgtttaaataaaatcaggaaAACAGTctgcataaaaaataaattggcTTCACACCTCTGTCATATATTATCTGTAAGTATAAAGACAGCAGTATGGTTGTCTGAGGCTTATTCTTGCACTTGAGACTTTCTTTCTCTTAAACATTTATACTTAATACTTTTAGAATATTTaagaaaacaaagtgaaaaatgACCACTTTTTGCTAACAGCATACACGTTTATATTAAAGCTGTTTGTATTGTGACAGATAGCTATTAGTATTCAGCTAGTTTCCATCACCAGCCTTATCATCAATGTTAACGTTTAAGAACTTATGAATAAAGCTCTAAAATATATTCAGATTTTCCTTGCAGAAAGAGACACCAGTCAGAACCGATGTGATATAAGGCTTTATCCTTTCTGaatacttttttacttttctttaacCTCTGTGAGGAATCGTGAAGCTGTACATCACATTTTACTGTCATTGGTTTAGATAAGTAACTTCACTTTTTCTCAAGTAAATGATTTTAATAACCAGATCTttctgagttaaaaaaaaaaagtgcccaTATttgattctgtgattttgtttcATAACCTGCACCATGAACCTTTCTCTAAATAATTATCCTGCACTGCATTTTCCCACCTCAGTCCACAGGCTCATACTGGTGACACTTCAATCTGTAAAATACAGTTTACTCTCTTTATATACAGGATACACTGAATCCTCCATCTCTGACAAATAGTTACTCATGGAAGATCTTATATCTTGCGGCAAAGAGCAAACTCGTTAAGTGGCACATAAATTTTACTGATGACAAAGGAGCCGAAGAGTACTCTGCTTCTGCCATTCCTCATTCTGTCAGTATATGCCTCagttaattaaaacattaaaaagcaaACAAGAGACCGTAACCATTGCAACATGACAAAGGTAAAGA comes from the Tachysurus fulvidraco isolate hzauxx_2018 chromosome 17, HZAU_PFXX_2.0, whole genome shotgun sequence genome and includes:
- the nudt7 gene encoding peroxisomal coenzyme A diphosphatase NUDT7 is translated as MGVKAEVISSLRKHDIGDEFSHLSRFPKASVLIPLFLRQGEVHVLLTVRSTELKHNPGEVCFPGGKADPHDRDETDTALREALEEISLPPDGVEVVCKLCPLLNQRGLLVTPVVAFISDSFQARPNPDEVSEVFSVPVEFFMKEINHSAYLLPDTASYVHSFIYTDPVTGKIHQIWGLTAYLLIVLAVLTFEKKPEFEVGFDLENLVATFRQNLQHRLSKL